The Boseongicola sp. DNA segment TGCTGTCAGAGCGGGTCGAGCGCAGTGATGTTGTCATAGCGCTGGGCGGCGGCGTCATTGGTGATCTGGTTGGGTTTGCTGCGGCGATCTTGCGGCGTGGGGTGCGGTTCGTTCAAATACCGACATCGCTTCTGGCGCAGGTCGATAGCTCTGTGGGTGGAAAGACGGGCATCAATTCGACAGCGGGCAAGAACCTGATCGGCGCGTTTCATCAACCCTCACTGGTACTGGCTGATATCGACGCTCTGGATACGTTAAATCCACGCGATTTTTTGGCCGGCTATGGTGAAATCGTGAAATACGGTCTGCTTGGCAACGCGGATTTCTTTGCCTGGCTGGAGCAGAATGGGCCTGAATTGCTGAATGGCGACAAGGATTTAAGTGCGGAAGCCGTGCGCATATCCGTGCAGATGAAAGCCGATATCGTGGTGCGCGACGAGACCGAGCAGGGGGACCGGGCGTTGCTTAACCTGGGACATACGTTCTGTCATGCGCTGGAAGCGGCAACGGGGTATTCGGACCGTCTGCTGCATGGGGAAGGTGTCGCAATTGGCTGTGCGCTGTCGTTTGAGGTGTCGGCGCGGGCAGGTTTTTGTTCGCAGGAGGACCCAAGCCGGGTGCGGGCGCATCTGAAAACTATGGGCATGAAGACGGATCTGTCTGATATTGAAGGGCAATTGCCCGGTGCCGATTCCCTGATCGATCTGATGGGACAAGACAAAAAAGTCGTAGACGGAACCCTGCGGTTTGTCATGGCGCGCGGCATTGGCGAGGCTTTTGTCACCAGTGAGGTGCCCGCTGATGTCGTCAAAGATACGCTGACTGAGGCGTTAGAAACGCGCTAAAGTACCCTGCCTGTAACGCGTCGGTATGACGTCGGTATTGCGTCGGTGGACCCGAACGGTTCGTTTTGATTTCGTTCTTCTTTGAGGAATGCGGATTTCGATACGAAATCGGAAAAGCGGGCAGGTGCCCGCTGCCTTCGGCGAGGATATTTTTGGGCCAATAATATTCATGACCATCATTCCCAGCACTGCGCGCTGCGCAGCTGAACTTCTCTTGTTCAAAAATACTTTGGGGGGTCTGGGGGGCAAAGCCCCCCTTGGGTCGCGGACGTCAGTCCGGGAAACTTAAAATGGAATCTCGTCGTCCAGATCGTTGTTGGCCGGGGCCGGGCTGCGCGACCCACCACTGCTGCCACCGAAATCGCCACCACCGCCATAACCGCGATCATCGCCGCCGTATCCGCCGCCTTCGCCATCACCGCCGCCGCCAGAGCGACCATCCAGCATGACCATGGTCGAATTGTAAGGTCGCAGCACGACTTCAGTGGAATAGCGGTCCTGGCCGGACTGGTCCTGCCATTTGCGCGTTTCCAACTGGCCCTCAAGATACACTTTTGAGCCTTTACGCAGATATTGCTCGGCAGTGCGGGCCAGCGGTTCAGAGAAAATCGCCACGCTGTGCCACTCTGTGCGTTCACGTTGCTCGCCTGAACTACGGTCTTTCCAACGTTCAGATGTGGCAATCCGCAGGTTGCAGACTTTGCCGCCGTTCTGGAATGTACGCACTTCGGGGTCACGCCCCAGGTTGCCCACCAGGATCACCTTATTTACCGAACCTGCCATGCTTGCCTCCCGCCGATTCCATGTTGTTTCAGGGAACCTATACCTGTCGCAACATGGTTTACAGGGGATGAATCGCTCCTGACTGGAATTTCGGGGAAAAAATACATAGTCTCTTCTGATGGCTTTGTTGGGGGACAGAAAATTGTGCCGTTTAGGCGGTGCGGCACTTGCGCTTGTTGTAGCCTCGAGCGGATCTGCCCTGGCGGCTGATGCCGCCTCGAAGGCGCGCAAGTCGCTGTTCTCGGCACAGACCGAAATTCTTGATGGTCGCGCGGCCGAACAATACTCTAGTTCCGTTCGCCTGCAGCCACGCGATATTCTGGTGCCGGGCGCGCCGGGAAGTGTGCCGCAATATGATGGCACCTATCGGGGCGAGTTTTTGCAATTGGCCCGCGCGGCAGCGGCACGTCATGACGTGCCGCCGGATTTATTCTTGCGGCTGGTGCAGCAGGAAAGCGGCTGGAACCCGCGCGCAAAGTCGCCAAAAGGCGCGTTGGGTCTGGCGCAGTTGATGCCAGCCACAGCGCAGAGTTTGCGGGTTGATCCAAGTGATCCTTCGCAGAACCTGGAAGGCGGTGCGCGTTATCTGGCCGAACAATTCCGTCGATTTGGGACGTGGAGACTGGCGCTTGCGGCCTATAATGCCGGGCCGGAGGCGGTTGAACGTTTTGGGGGTGTGCCGCCCTATCGCGAAACCCAAGGGTATGTGCGGGCCATTCTAGGCAGCTAGTCGTCTTTCTTATTTGGCACGTTATCGATGCCCGTGCCGCCCCATGGGTGGCACCGCCCGATGCGTTTTGCTGCCAGCCAGCTGCCTTTGATAGCGCCGTGTTTTTCCAAAGCTTCCAACGCGTAGGCTGAACAAGTGGGGTGATAGCGGCAATTGAACCCGACCCAGGGGCTGAAGATCA contains these protein-coding regions:
- a CDS encoding 3-dehydroquinate synthase, yielding MSDTIVHVPLGERAYDVRIGEGLLERAGATVAPLLRRKHVAVITEENVAKLHLESLRSGLEAVGITCAVLVLPAGEKTKGWDGLTRATEWLLSERVERSDVVIALGGGVIGDLVGFAAAILRRGVRFVQIPTSLLAQVDSSVGGKTGINSTAGKNLIGAFHQPSLVLADIDALDTLNPRDFLAGYGEIVKYGLLGNADFFAWLEQNGPELLNGDKDLSAEAVRISVQMKADIVVRDETEQGDRALLNLGHTFCHALEAATGYSDRLLHGEGVAIGCALSFEVSARAGFCSQEDPSRVRAHLKTMGMKTDLSDIEGQLPGADSLIDLMGQDKKVVDGTLRFVMARGIGEAFVTSEVPADVVKDTLTEALETR
- the ssb gene encoding single-stranded DNA-binding protein; this encodes MAGSVNKVILVGNLGRDPEVRTFQNGGKVCNLRIATSERWKDRSSGEQRERTEWHSVAIFSEPLARTAEQYLRKGSKVYLEGQLETRKWQDQSGQDRYSTEVVLRPYNSTMVMLDGRSGGGGDGEGGGYGGDDRGYGGGGDFGGSSGGSRSPAPANNDLDDEIPF
- the yidD gene encoding membrane protein insertion efficiency factor YidD, which encodes MSPFAHIIALPVRAYRLIFSPWVGFNCRYHPTCSAYALEALEKHGAIKGSWLAAKRIGRCHPWGGTGIDNVPNKKDD
- a CDS encoding transglycosylase SLT domain-containing protein; translated protein: MALLGDRKLCRLGGAALALVVASSGSALAADAASKARKSLFSAQTEILDGRAAEQYSSSVRLQPRDILVPGAPGSVPQYDGTYRGEFLQLARAAAARHDVPPDLFLRLVQQESGWNPRAKSPKGALGLAQLMPATAQSLRVDPSDPSQNLEGGARYLAEQFRRFGTWRLALAAYNAGPEAVERFGGVPPYRETQGYVRAILGS